The following proteins are co-located in the Micromonospora viridifaciens genome:
- a CDS encoding dihydrofolate reductase family protein, whose product MRKLVYYVASTLDGFIAAPDGSYDFFPLVPEPEVLAHLAAEWPQTFPTFAHAQLGIESPPTGRFDALVMGRGTYDPGLKMGVTSPYAHLKQYVFSRSLPPSDDPQVEIVDADPVAFVRELKRQPGGDIWLCGGGQLAGQLLEEVDELVVKLNPIVAGSGIPLADRGFAPHRFTLVEARPFDSGLVILRYTAPVR is encoded by the coding sequence TTGCGCAAGCTCGTGTACTACGTCGCCAGCACCCTCGACGGCTTCATCGCCGCCCCCGACGGGTCCTACGACTTCTTCCCACTGGTGCCGGAGCCGGAGGTGCTGGCCCACCTGGCCGCCGAATGGCCCCAGACCTTCCCCACGTTCGCCCACGCCCAGCTCGGCATCGAGTCGCCGCCCACGGGCCGCTTCGACGCCCTGGTCATGGGGCGCGGCACCTACGACCCCGGGCTGAAGATGGGCGTCACCAGCCCGTACGCCCACCTGAAGCAGTACGTCTTCTCCCGCTCTCTGCCCCCGTCCGACGACCCGCAGGTGGAGATCGTCGACGCCGACCCGGTGGCCTTCGTCCGGGAGCTCAAGCGGCAGCCGGGCGGAGACATCTGGCTCTGCGGCGGCGGGCAGCTCGCCGGCCAACTCCTCGAGGAGGTGGACGAGCTGGTGGTCAAGCTGAACCCGATCGTGGCGGGCAGCGGCATCCCGCTGGCCGACCGGGGCTTCGCCCCGCACCGGTTCACCCTGGTCGAGGCGCGCCCGTTCGACAGTGGACTGGTCATCCTCCGCTACACCGCTCCGGTGCGGTAA
- a CDS encoding TetR/AcrR family transcriptional regulator has product MAKNPERRNLLADAGLRVLAAAGARGLTHRAVDAEAGVPTGTASNYFPSRAALLAGLAERIFDRMAPDPAVLADLGRREPSLALVTDYLRYIVERTTGEPDLTRALFELRLEASRRPELRRALGDVLRRGYADDVAFHVAAGLPGGAFEVSLLHYAVDGLLLDQLTTSIDAGFDVDQVVSALVSRLVGAAG; this is encoded by the coding sequence GTGGCCAAAAATCCGGAACGACGCAACCTGCTCGCCGACGCCGGGCTACGCGTGCTCGCCGCAGCCGGCGCACGGGGGCTCACCCACCGCGCGGTCGACGCCGAGGCCGGCGTGCCCACCGGCACCGCCTCCAACTACTTCCCGTCCCGGGCCGCGCTGCTCGCCGGCCTCGCCGAGCGGATCTTCGACCGGATGGCGCCCGACCCGGCGGTCCTGGCCGACCTCGGCCGGCGCGAGCCGTCGCTCGCCCTGGTCACGGACTATCTGCGGTACATCGTCGAGCGCACCACCGGGGAGCCGGACCTCACCCGGGCGCTGTTCGAGCTGCGGCTGGAGGCGTCCCGCCGGCCCGAGCTGCGCCGGGCCCTCGGGGACGTGCTCCGCCGGGGGTACGCCGACGACGTGGCCTTCCACGTCGCGGCCGGGCTGCCCGGTGGCGCGTTCGAGGTGTCCCTGCTGCACTACGCGGTGGACGGGCTCCTGCTCGACCAGTTGACCACCTCGATCGACGCCGGGTTCGACGTCGACCAGGTGGTTTCCGCCCTGGTCTCCCGGCTGGTCGGCGCGGCCGGCTGA
- a CDS encoding carbohydrate kinase family protein, with protein MLDLLVVGGLGVDIRARVPALPLPAADSLTVPPVELRIGNTGAGVALAAHALGLRVALVDVLGADPAGDVVRAALARTSVRAVLADAPAGTRRSVNLVDPAGRRMSLYDPRPWHGPAPFPAAALTALVRDAAHVHVSIMDWARDALPALRAGRAAGAALSTDLHDWDGENDYHRPFAEAADLVFVSDVRLGDRAGKVAAGLAPRTVLVTGGAAGATLHEVDRPPARVPAATPPAPVVDTNGAGDAFAAGLIAARLRGASTLDAARYAARVAAAACTHDGMEYPPGLLPRD; from the coding sequence GTGCTCGATCTGCTCGTGGTCGGTGGCCTGGGGGTCGACATTCGCGCCCGGGTGCCCGCGCTTCCGCTGCCGGCCGCCGACTCGCTGACCGTGCCCCCGGTCGAGTTGCGGATCGGCAACACCGGCGCCGGGGTGGCGCTCGCCGCGCACGCCCTCGGGTTACGGGTGGCGCTGGTCGACGTCCTGGGCGCCGACCCGGCCGGTGACGTGGTGCGGGCGGCGCTGGCCCGCACGTCGGTACGGGCCGTGCTGGCCGACGCCCCAGCCGGCACCCGACGGTCGGTGAACCTGGTCGACCCGGCCGGTCGCCGGATGTCCCTCTACGATCCGCGCCCGTGGCACGGCCCGGCGCCGTTCCCGGCGGCGGCGCTGACCGCGCTGGTGCGGGACGCGGCGCACGTACACGTATCGATCATGGACTGGGCCCGGGACGCGCTGCCGGCGCTGCGCGCGGGCCGGGCCGCCGGCGCGGCCCTCTCCACCGACCTGCACGACTGGGACGGCGAGAACGACTACCACCGGCCCTTCGCCGAGGCCGCCGACCTGGTCTTCGTCAGCGACGTCCGGCTCGGCGACCGGGCCGGAAAGGTGGCGGCCGGGCTGGCGCCGCGGACGGTGCTGGTGACCGGCGGGGCGGCGGGCGCGACCCTGCACGAGGTGGACCGCCCGCCGGCCCGGGTGCCCGCGGCGACCCCGCCCGCTCCGGTGGTCGACACCAACGGCGCTGGTGACGCCTTCGCGGCCGGCCTGATCGCCGCCCGGCTGCGCGGCGCGTCAACGCTCGACGCGGCCCGCTACGCGGCCCGGGTGGCCGCCGCCGCGTGCACCCACGACGGCATGGAGTATCCGCCCGGCCTGCTGCCCCGGGACTGA
- a CDS encoding phosphotransferase family protein → MTNATKSRIRWSDLPDAVRAAAEDILGDRVVEAVSQPGGFSPGTADRVRTAGGRRAFVKAVSPAQNDRSPGLHRTEALIAAALPPAAPAPRLLGSYDDGDWVALVFTDVEGRHPVTPWDADELRVVLSTLEVMADTLTPTSIAVAPTAAEQLAADFAGWRRIAEDPPPDLAPWARARLPELCAAADRGLTALTGETLCHLDIRADNLLIGLDGTVSVVDWPWACRGPAWLDSLMILINVQLHGGHDPEELLPELPLAAGVHPADLTGVLAGFTGFFLDAARRPPPPGIPTVRAFQRAQGDALLRWLPRRLR, encoded by the coding sequence GTGACGAACGCGACGAAGAGCCGGATCCGCTGGAGCGACCTGCCGGACGCGGTCCGGGCCGCGGCTGAGGACATCCTCGGTGACCGGGTGGTGGAGGCCGTCTCGCAGCCCGGCGGCTTCTCTCCCGGCACCGCCGACCGGGTACGCACCGCCGGTGGCCGGCGAGCCTTCGTCAAGGCGGTCAGCCCGGCGCAGAACGACCGCAGCCCCGGGCTGCACCGCACGGAGGCGCTGATCGCCGCCGCGCTGCCGCCGGCCGCGCCCGCACCCCGCCTGCTCGGTAGCTACGACGACGGCGACTGGGTGGCACTGGTCTTCACCGACGTCGAGGGCCGACACCCGGTAACTCCCTGGGACGCCGACGAGCTGAGGGTCGTGCTGTCCACCCTGGAGGTGATGGCCGACACGCTCACGCCGACGTCGATCGCGGTGGCGCCCACGGCGGCCGAACAGCTCGCGGCGGACTTCGCCGGCTGGCGGCGCATCGCCGAGGACCCGCCACCCGACCTCGCCCCGTGGGCTCGGGCCCGGCTGCCCGAGCTGTGCGCCGCCGCCGACCGGGGGCTGACGGCGCTGACCGGCGAGACGCTGTGCCACCTGGACATCCGCGCCGACAACCTGCTGATCGGCCTGGACGGGACGGTCAGCGTGGTGGACTGGCCGTGGGCCTGCCGGGGGCCGGCCTGGCTGGACAGCCTGATGATCCTGATCAACGTGCAGCTGCACGGCGGGCACGACCCCGAGGAACTGCTGCCCGAACTGCCGCTCGCCGCCGGGGTGCACCCGGCCGACCTGACCGGCGTGCTGGCCGGGTTCACCGGGTTCTTCCTCGACGCCGCCCGGCGGCCGCCGCCGCCCGGCATCCCGACCGTACGGGCGTTCCAGCGCGCCCAGGGCGACGCCCTGCTGCGCTGGCTGCCCCGCCGGCTGCGCTGA
- a CDS encoding polysaccharide pyruvyl transferase family protein — protein MTDGAGLTIGVLGSYGGRNLGDEAILTGLLSDLREIEPNARIIVFSRNPAHTALAHPDVEAVPWEGVSRADSSLLLADLDVLILGGGGILYNREARRYLRVVRVAQERGLPLLTYAVGVGPLSDTVDTGMVRETLAGATEVTVRDQESRMVLEEAGLLNPITVTADPAFLLEPDDFPESWLRDEGVPAGKRLVGLSVREPGRAAERLDVDGYHRLLAQIGDFLVHRIDAYVLFVPMERDDIRHSHGVMSHMTTAERGRVLHGDYSPRQVLGLMRHFDLAVGMRLHFLIFAAMVGTPFLPLPYAGKVFDLAQRLGVPALRGVEREVEGPLLAEVDRLWDEREARAEQTAQLVAEVCDQARATSQVTRGVLESIRSRTFAPAAEVRTTR, from the coding sequence ATGACGGATGGCGCCGGACTGACCATCGGCGTGCTCGGCTCGTACGGCGGCCGCAACCTCGGCGACGAGGCGATCCTCACCGGTCTCCTGTCCGACCTGCGGGAAATCGAGCCGAATGCTCGGATAATCGTGTTCTCCCGGAATCCGGCGCACACCGCGCTGGCCCACCCCGACGTGGAGGCGGTGCCCTGGGAGGGGGTGAGCCGGGCCGACTCGTCCCTGCTCCTGGCCGACCTCGACGTGCTCATCCTGGGTGGCGGCGGCATCCTCTACAACCGCGAGGCCCGCCGCTACCTGCGGGTGGTCCGGGTCGCCCAGGAGCGGGGGCTGCCGCTGCTCACGTACGCGGTCGGCGTCGGGCCGCTCAGCGACACCGTGGACACCGGGATGGTGCGGGAGACCCTGGCCGGGGCGACCGAGGTGACCGTGCGGGACCAGGAGTCCCGGATGGTGCTGGAGGAGGCCGGCCTGCTGAACCCGATCACCGTCACCGCAGATCCGGCGTTCCTGCTCGAGCCGGACGACTTCCCGGAGAGTTGGCTGCGCGACGAGGGCGTCCCGGCGGGCAAACGGCTGGTCGGGCTGAGCGTGCGCGAGCCGGGCCGGGCCGCGGAGCGCCTCGACGTCGACGGCTACCACCGCCTGCTTGCCCAGATCGGCGACTTCCTGGTGCATCGGATCGACGCGTACGTGCTCTTCGTCCCGATGGAACGCGACGACATCCGGCACTCGCACGGGGTGATGTCGCACATGACCACCGCCGAGCGGGGGCGGGTCCTGCACGGCGACTACTCGCCCCGGCAGGTCCTCGGCCTGATGCGCCACTTCGACCTGGCGGTCGGCATGCGGCTGCACTTCCTGATCTTCGCCGCGATGGTCGGCACGCCGTTCCTGCCCCTGCCGTACGCCGGAAAGGTCTTCGACCTGGCCCAGCGGCTCGGGGTGCCCGCGCTGCGCGGCGTGGAACGCGAGGTCGAGGGCCCACTGCTGGCCGAGGTGGACCGGCTGTGGGACGAGCGGGAGGCGCGGGCGGAGCAGACCGCCCAACTGGTGGCCGAGGTGTGCGACCAGGCCCGGGCCACCTCCCAGGTCACCCGGGGAGTGCTGGAGAGCATCCGGTCACGGACCTTCGCGCCGGCGGCCGAGGTGCGGACCACCCGCTGA
- a CDS encoding DinB family protein gives MADATIDPTLGPVLARTGDERAVLESFLDFHRAIVLRKVHGLSHAEASRRLVPSLTTLAGLLKHLALVERNWFPALFAPGPDDVYLTSEEEAVASFTLDPGETLETLAGAYAAACARSREVAARFDLDHVVPHPQLGEVSLRWVLIHMVEETARHAGHADILRELTDGETGVL, from the coding sequence ATGGCGGACGCGACGATCGACCCCACGCTCGGTCCGGTCCTTGCTCGCACGGGCGACGAGCGGGCCGTACTCGAATCGTTCCTCGACTTCCACCGGGCCATCGTGCTGCGCAAGGTGCACGGCCTCAGCCATGCCGAGGCGAGCCGACGCCTGGTGCCGTCCCTGACCACCCTGGCCGGCCTGCTCAAGCACCTGGCCCTGGTGGAACGGAACTGGTTCCCGGCGCTGTTCGCGCCCGGGCCGGACGACGTCTACCTCACCTCCGAGGAGGAGGCGGTCGCCAGCTTCACCCTCGACCCGGGCGAGACCCTCGAGACGCTGGCCGGGGCGTACGCGGCGGCCTGCGCCCGGTCACGGGAGGTGGCCGCCCGGTTCGACCTGGACCACGTGGTGCCGCACCCGCAGCTCGGCGAGGTGTCGCTGCGCTGGGTGCTGATCCACATGGTCGAGGAGACCGCCCGGCACGCCGGGCACGCGGACATTCTCCGCGAGCTGACCGACGGCGAGACCGGGGTGCTCTGA